A single Tenacibaculum sp. 190524A02b DNA region contains:
- the aroE gene encoding shikimate dehydrogenase (AroE; catalyzes the conversion of shikimate to 3-dehydroshikimate) produces MEKNENKQLFSLIGKNISYSFSRGYFTEKFEKLGLDNCEYVNFDFQSIQEFPAKLKAHFSELKGMNVTIPYKLEIFEYLDEVDEQAKAIGAVNTIKITSNGKLKGYNTDAYGFKQSLKPLLKEYHKKALILGTGGASKAVAFVLDELGIDFLFVSRQAKEVKTITYQEVTEQLMIANLLIINCTPLGTHPNVEDCPDIPYEFITNKHLLYDLIYNPSETTFLKHGKEKGAVIKNGLEMLEQQAEKAWKIWHK; encoded by the coding sequence ATGGAAAAAAACGAAAATAAACAACTATTCTCTCTAATAGGTAAAAATATATCGTACTCTTTCTCAAGAGGATACTTTACGGAGAAATTTGAAAAACTTGGTTTGGATAATTGTGAGTATGTAAATTTTGATTTTCAGAGTATTCAGGAGTTTCCAGCAAAACTAAAAGCACATTTTAGTGAATTAAAAGGAATGAATGTAACGATACCTTACAAGTTAGAGATTTTTGAATATTTAGATGAAGTAGATGAACAAGCAAAAGCAATAGGAGCTGTAAATACAATTAAAATAACAAGTAATGGAAAACTAAAAGGATATAACACGGACGCTTATGGTTTTAAACAGTCATTAAAACCATTGCTGAAAGAGTATCATAAAAAAGCGCTTATTTTAGGTACTGGCGGTGCATCAAAAGCTGTAGCATTTGTTTTAGATGAGTTAGGAATAGACTTTTTATTTGTTTCCAGACAAGCTAAAGAAGTAAAAACAATAACATATCAAGAAGTGACAGAGCAATTAATGATAGCTAACTTATTAATAATTAATTGTACACCGTTAGGTACACATCCAAATGTAGAAGATTGCCCAGATATTCCTTATGAATTCATTACCAATAAACATTTGTTGTACGATTTAATATATAATCCGTCAGAAACAACTTTTCTTAAGCATGGAAAAGAAAAAGGAGCTGTTATTAAAAATGGATTAGAAATGTTAGAACAACAAGCAGAAAAAGCGTGGAAAATTTGGCATAAATAA
- a CDS encoding TfoX/Sxy family protein: protein MAYDLFLSERISNFFKSKNVSFIEKKMFGGLCFMVDNKMCVGILKNEVMARIDPDIYEISLTKKGCNKMDFTGRSAKGFVFLSDEAIDLDEDLYYWLQLALDFNPKAKASKKKKS, encoded by the coding sequence ATGGCTTACGACTTATTTTTATCAGAACGAATCTCTAACTTTTTTAAGAGTAAGAATGTATCTTTTATAGAAAAGAAAATGTTTGGTGGTTTATGTTTTATGGTTGATAATAAAATGTGTGTTGGTATTCTTAAAAATGAAGTAATGGCTCGTATTGATCCTGACATCTATGAAATATCATTAACTAAAAAAGGATGTAATAAAATGGATTTTACAGGCCGTTCTGCTAAAGGTTTTGTTTTCTTATCTGATGAAGCTATTGATCTTGATGAAGATCTTTATTATTGGCTCCAGTTAGCTTTAGATTTTAATCCTAAAGCCAAGGCCAGTAAGAAAAAAAAGAGTTAA
- a CDS encoding S8 family peptidase: MRKKLLSLGIIVTMFSCTNNEPLQEVTTQEQKEVLTKTEINNLIKESIQNNGDFYWNDQNPHTIWSALKHGNNILTIGYGNSKDDFARSNKSVSIKNSLLELVNKLEKKSTKGTHELYSDEELNIIDLKIENKETVSALLKHPRVRYIEPSDYSFVETGQNTQARSSSGCGYRQHVLNGNDYRTVTPGARVPWAFDAHNISQAWSHSTGTGITIAVIDSGLSPDQKWMNQYFNDGFSSGRTVQKYGNFVDSIWPWSDDYDGVDDKCGHGTNMAAIATAPRNNDNLPVGVAYNSNLVSYRSVEDVVINGYHEEKGVAKALKALANRSDVKIISMSLGSPFTINRVKDAIKYTYGKGKMILAAGGTSTSFTTWFGVIFPASMNETVAVTGVKEGKYETCDVCHSGSKIDFTLQMERTNGTSNKIPALSYYNGKANYVGGSSAATAATAGIAALVWAKHPSWSREQVLQKMRESADFYPNKHSEFGYGNIDALKAVQ; this comes from the coding sequence ATGAGAAAAAAACTATTAAGTTTAGGAATCATTGTTACAATGTTTTCCTGTACTAACAACGAGCCCTTACAAGAAGTAACTACACAAGAACAAAAAGAAGTTCTAACCAAAACTGAAATCAACAACCTTATAAAAGAATCTATACAGAATAACGGTGATTTTTATTGGAATGATCAAAACCCTCACACTATTTGGAGTGCTTTAAAACATGGAAATAATATATTAACCATTGGTTATGGAAACTCAAAAGATGATTTTGCAAGAAGTAACAAATCAGTATCTATAAAAAATTCTCTTTTAGAACTAGTTAATAAATTAGAAAAAAAATCCACAAAAGGTACCCATGAACTTTATTCAGATGAAGAACTGAATATTATTGACCTAAAAATAGAAAACAAAGAGACTGTTTCTGCTTTATTAAAGCATCCAAGAGTAAGGTATATAGAGCCTAGTGACTATTCTTTTGTTGAAACTGGACAAAATACTCAAGCACGTAGTTCATCTGGATGTGGATATAGACAACATGTATTAAACGGTAATGATTATAGAACTGTTACTCCAGGCGCCAGAGTTCCATGGGCTTTTGATGCTCACAATATTTCACAAGCATGGAGCCACAGTACAGGTACTGGTATCACCATTGCCGTTATTGACTCTGGTTTATCACCAGATCAAAAATGGATGAATCAATACTTTAATGATGGTTTTTCTTCTGGTAGAACCGTTCAAAAGTATGGTAATTTTGTAGACTCTATTTGGCCTTGGTCTGATGACTATGATGGTGTTGATGATAAATGTGGACACGGAACTAATATGGCTGCCATTGCAACTGCTCCAAGAAATAATGATAATCTACCTGTTGGTGTAGCTTATAATTCTAATTTAGTATCCTATAGATCTGTTGAAGATGTTGTTATAAATGGTTATCATGAAGAAAAAGGTGTCGCTAAAGCATTAAAAGCATTAGCCAATAGAAGTGATGTAAAAATCATTTCTATGTCACTAGGTTCACCTTTTACTATAAACAGAGTGAAAGATGCCATCAAATATACTTACGGTAAAGGTAAAATGATTTTAGCTGCTGGTGGTACTTCTACTAGTTTTACTACATGGTTTGGTGTTATTTTCCCAGCTAGTATGAATGAAACAGTTGCTGTTACTGGAGTAAAAGAAGGTAAATATGAAACCTGTGATGTTTGCCATTCAGGTTCTAAAATTGATTTCACCTTACAAATGGAAAGAACTAATGGTACTAGCAACAAAATACCTGCTTTAAGCTATTATAACGGTAAAGCTAATTATGTAGGTGGATCATCTGCTGCAACTGCTGCAACAGCAGGTATAGCTGCTTTAGTTTGGGCCAAACACCCAAGTTGGTCTAGAGAACAAGTATTACAAAAAATGAGAGAGTCAGCAGATTTCTACCCAAATAAACATTCTGAATTTGGTTATGGAAATATTGATGCCTTGAAAGCTGTTCAATAA
- a CDS encoding DUF368 domain-containing protein: MSRSIKDYVVIGLKGIAMGAADVVPGVSGGTIAFISGIYEELLTSISNINLKLLKTLRKEGFKKAWKQLNGNFLASLFIGIFISVLSLAKAIAWLLDNHPILLWSFFFGLVLASVIYIAKQITKWNLLSVMLIILGTVLAYYITTLNPMVTESSSPLFLFLAGALAICAMILPGISGSFILVLLGAYKPILTAVNNRDMTTIATVGVGTIVGLLSFSRILKWLFNNYKNYTLAALTGFIIGSLNKIWPWKEVITYRTNSHGEQVPFNERSISPFVYEGNAQLLYAIVLAIIGFSLILLLEKLAVKKQ, from the coding sequence ATGAGTAGATCAATTAAAGATTACGTGGTAATTGGATTAAAAGGAATTGCTATGGGAGCAGCAGATGTAGTGCCAGGAGTTTCAGGAGGAACTATTGCTTTTATTTCTGGAATTTATGAAGAGTTGTTAACTTCAATTAGTAATATTAACTTAAAGTTATTAAAAACATTAAGAAAAGAAGGTTTTAAAAAAGCATGGAAACAACTTAATGGTAATTTTTTAGCTTCATTATTTATAGGAATTTTTATTAGTGTACTATCTTTAGCCAAAGCTATAGCTTGGTTGTTAGATAATCACCCTATATTGCTCTGGTCATTTTTCTTCGGATTAGTTTTAGCAAGTGTAATATATATAGCAAAACAAATAACAAAATGGAACCTTTTATCTGTAATGCTAATCATTTTAGGAACTGTATTGGCCTATTATATAACTACACTAAACCCAATGGTAACAGAAAGTTCGTCACCATTATTTTTGTTTTTAGCAGGAGCGTTGGCAATTTGCGCTATGATTTTACCAGGAATTTCAGGGTCTTTTATTTTAGTACTTTTAGGAGCTTATAAACCAATACTAACAGCGGTGAATAATAGGGATATGACAACTATAGCAACTGTAGGTGTTGGAACCATTGTAGGATTGCTTTCTTTTTCAAGAATATTAAAGTGGTTATTTAACAATTATAAAAACTACACATTAGCAGCTTTAACAGGTTTTATAATAGGTTCATTAAATAAAATATGGCCATGGAAAGAGGTGATCACATACAGGACCAATTCTCATGGAGAACAAGTACCCTTTAATGAAAGATCTATTTCCCCTTTTGTTTATGAAGGTAATGCTCAGTTATTATATGCGATTGTACTGGCAATAATAGGATTTAGTTTAATACTACTCTTAGAAAAATTAGCAGTTAAAAAGCAATAG
- a CDS encoding DUF368 domain-containing protein produces MYKDRTFVEKVTLFLKGLAMGGANKVPGVSGGMVAFVMGFYEELIFTFQRINGKAFKLLFNGRFKSFGQYVNIQFLALVMLGSMFSYFSISLVLDYFLKNYELYVWAWFFGMIIGSIYYISKDFGDWKWKNIISLLIGVGIGLSISFMTPAKENDNLWFVFVCGIIGVSGMTLPGLSGSFILILLGNYVLLLVDSVNVLGSVITRLFSGDFNVLKDEIKVRYLKIIGVFTLGSAFGLVSISHVLGYVLKRWHQIVSAIIIGFITGSLGIVWPWKRTIYKMNNSAYLLDKKGNKIVENYERYLPDLALSDTWLTIGFITLGIIMILIIDFYGKKRK; encoded by the coding sequence ATGTATAAAGATCGAACATTTGTAGAAAAAGTTACTCTTTTTTTAAAAGGTTTAGCTATGGGAGGCGCTAATAAAGTGCCTGGGGTTTCTGGTGGAATGGTAGCTTTTGTAATGGGGTTTTATGAAGAATTAATATTTACTTTCCAAAGAATTAATGGGAAAGCTTTTAAACTACTGTTTAATGGACGTTTTAAAAGTTTTGGACAATATGTAAATATCCAATTTTTAGCATTGGTAATGCTAGGAAGCATGTTTAGCTATTTTAGTATTTCTTTAGTGTTAGATTACTTCTTAAAAAACTATGAACTATATGTTTGGGCATGGTTTTTTGGGATGATTATAGGTTCTATTTATTACATCTCAAAAGATTTTGGAGATTGGAAGTGGAAAAATATAATATCATTACTTATAGGAGTTGGAATAGGGTTGTCGATAAGTTTTATGACACCAGCCAAAGAAAACGACAATTTATGGTTTGTTTTTGTATGCGGAATTATAGGGGTTTCAGGAATGACATTGCCTGGTCTATCAGGATCTTTTATACTTATTTTACTAGGAAACTACGTATTACTTTTGGTAGATAGCGTGAACGTTTTAGGAAGCGTAATAACTAGACTTTTTTCTGGTGATTTTAATGTGCTAAAAGATGAGATTAAAGTTAGGTATCTTAAAATAATAGGTGTTTTTACACTAGGGTCGGCTTTTGGTTTAGTTTCAATATCACATGTGTTAGGATATGTCTTAAAACGATGGCACCAAATTGTATCTGCTATTATTATAGGGTTCATTACAGGTTCTTTAGGAATTGTTTGGCCTTGGAAAAGAACTATATATAAAATGAACAATTCAGCATATTTGCTGGATAAAAAAGGAAATAAAATAGTAGAAAATTATGAGCGATATTTACCAGATTTAGCTTTGTCAGATACATGGTTAACTATTGGGTTTATTACACTAGGTATTATCATGATTTTAATTATAGATTTTTATGGAAAAAAACGAAAATAA
- a CDS encoding DUF349 domain-containing protein, translating to MLENNQENLEQSTKEEIVTANDTDKAVNDVEKELAQDAEKAEEKNEIPMLDYDAMDLQKLVDELSKLLKKYPAQQLKNNVDAIKVSFNGKFGKLLADKKEAFLAEGGNSIDFQFSSPVKTEYNKLLGEYKKKRDVYYSQLEKQLKDNLEKRNNIIEELKSLIESADMKTMYNDFQELQNRWKAIGAVPKTKYNDTWRTYHHHVERFYDLLHLNKDFRELDFKHNLEEKLRLIERAEALNNVEDINQAFKELQELHRLWKEEIGPVGKEYREDVWKRFSEATKKIHDKRHQHFKELKSKYQDMIDEKLKVVAEINAYDTSNNKTHNDWQKSIVDIEALRKKYFDVGKLPYNKSEAIWQQFKAATKKFNSAKNLFYKQEKSVQSDNLKKKMELVEVAESLKESDDWEATTNTMKRIQSDWKKIGHVPRKYSDEIWKRFKDACNHYFDRLHAHKNELNKEQLAVVEGKKEFIEAIKAKEGLTLEDVQEAITKWKQLGALPRNARHLNEKFNKAIDAHLNKLNMGRADIEMMKFKNVVDGYLAQEDFRKLDSEQLFIRRKIDENVREMQQLENNLSFISNATEDNPLVKSVRKGIQGFKDELDIWQMKLDYLKRLDY from the coding sequence ATGTTAGAAAACAATCAAGAAAATTTAGAACAATCAACCAAAGAAGAAATTGTAACTGCAAATGATACTGATAAGGCGGTAAATGATGTAGAGAAAGAGTTAGCTCAAGATGCAGAAAAAGCAGAAGAGAAAAATGAAATCCCTATGCTTGATTACGATGCAATGGATTTACAAAAGTTGGTTGATGAATTAAGTAAATTATTAAAGAAATATCCTGCTCAACAGTTAAAAAATAACGTAGATGCTATAAAAGTTTCATTTAATGGAAAGTTTGGGAAGCTATTAGCAGATAAAAAAGAAGCATTTTTGGCCGAAGGAGGTAACTCTATAGATTTTCAGTTTTCTAGCCCTGTAAAAACAGAATACAATAAATTACTTGGAGAGTATAAAAAGAAAAGAGATGTTTATTACTCTCAATTAGAAAAGCAATTAAAAGACAATCTTGAAAAACGCAATAACATTATTGAAGAATTGAAGTCTTTAATAGAAAGCGCGGATATGAAGACGATGTATAACGATTTTCAAGAACTTCAAAATAGATGGAAGGCAATAGGAGCAGTTCCTAAAACTAAGTATAATGATACTTGGCGTACCTATCATCATCATGTAGAACGTTTTTATGACCTTCTACATTTAAATAAAGATTTTAGAGAGTTAGACTTTAAGCATAATTTAGAAGAAAAATTACGTTTAATAGAAAGAGCAGAAGCTTTAAATAATGTTGAAGATATAAATCAAGCTTTTAAAGAACTGCAAGAGCTTCACCGTTTATGGAAAGAAGAAATAGGACCTGTAGGTAAAGAATATAGAGAAGACGTTTGGAAACGATTTAGTGAAGCAACAAAAAAAATTCACGATAAGCGCCATCAACATTTTAAAGAGCTAAAGTCAAAGTATCAAGATATGATTGACGAAAAACTTAAAGTTGTAGCAGAAATTAATGCGTATGATACTTCCAATAACAAAACACATAATGATTGGCAAAAAAGTATTGTAGACATTGAAGCTTTACGAAAAAAATATTTTGATGTAGGTAAGCTTCCGTACAATAAGAGTGAAGCTATATGGCAACAATTTAAAGCGGCTACAAAGAAGTTTAATTCTGCTAAAAATCTGTTTTACAAGCAAGAAAAAAGCGTTCAGAGTGATAACTTAAAAAAGAAGATGGAGTTAGTAGAGGTTGCTGAGAGCTTAAAAGAAAGTGATGATTGGGAAGCAACTACTAATACGATGAAACGTATTCAATCTGATTGGAAAAAAATTGGACATGTGCCAAGAAAATATTCAGATGAAATATGGAAACGTTTTAAAGATGCTTGTAATCATTATTTTGATAGGTTACATGCTCATAAAAATGAGTTGAATAAAGAGCAGCTAGCGGTTGTTGAAGGTAAAAAGGAATTCATAGAGGCTATAAAAGCTAAAGAAGGTTTAACACTTGAAGATGTTCAAGAAGCTATAACTAAGTGGAAACAATTAGGAGCTCTGCCAAGAAATGCACGCCATTTAAATGAAAAATTTAACAAAGCAATTGATGCTCATTTGAATAAACTAAATATGGGAAGAGCTGATATTGAAATGATGAAGTTTAAAAATGTTGTTGATGGTTATTTAGCTCAAGAGGATTTCAGAAAGTTAGATAGTGAACAGTTATTCATTAGAAGAAAAATAGATGAAAATGTTCGTGAAATGCAACAATTAGAAAATAATTTAAGTTTTATATCTAACGCTACAGAAGATAATCCATTAGTTAAAAGTGTTCGTAAAGGAATTCAAGGATTTAAAGATGAATTAGACATCTGGCAAATGAAGCTAGATTATCTAAAAAGATTAGATTATTAA
- a CDS encoding DUF4136 domain-containing protein, which produces MKKIALFLILIITAGCSSSRVTYDYDNKTNFSKQQTFGFFDDVGEGLNEFDIKRIRTVIADELRLKGMGLSENPDFYINFFSKQTEDVNRSTIGVGIGGGGNVGFGISGGIPIDNRRIIQTLTIDFVKANTDDLFWQGISEHRINEQTTPYKRLNYYRSVINKIFSNYPPNKH; this is translated from the coding sequence ATGAAAAAAATAGCACTTTTCTTAATTTTAATTATCACAGCTGGTTGCTCCTCTTCAAGAGTTACTTATGATTATGACAATAAAACTAATTTTTCTAAACAACAAACGTTTGGTTTTTTTGATGATGTAGGTGAAGGCTTAAATGAATTTGATATAAAAAGGATTCGTACAGTAATTGCTGACGAACTTAGATTAAAAGGTATGGGACTTTCTGAAAACCCAGATTTTTATATAAACTTTTTTTCAAAACAAACTGAAGATGTTAATAGAAGTACTATTGGAGTTGGAATTGGTGGTGGCGGAAATGTTGGTTTTGGAATATCTGGAGGAATACCTATAGATAATAGAAGAATTATACAAACACTAACCATAGATTTTGTAAAAGCTAATACGGATGACTTATTTTGGCAAGGAATATCTGAGCATAGAATAAATGAACAAACTACTCCATATAAAAGATTAAACTATTATCGTTCCGTTATAAACAAAATATTTTCTAACTACCCTCCCAATAAACATTAA